GCAGCTTCTGCATGTATTTCTGTAATATTGAATTGAGTTtaagtaataaataataaaggtCTGTTTAAGCTCACcttaaatttgtttgcctcCGCAACATTCAGTAGGGCTCCCAGTCGATTGAGGATACCAATGGCCCTCTGCCACGGCAAAAAGTCCTGCTCTTTCTTCAGATATTCCAGCAAATCGAATGCTTTGTCATATTTGTGTAACCGGACTGCAGCCAAAGCCATGAGATCATCCAGCAACTGAGCTTTGTTCAGTTTGTGGATGCCACCAGAATTGGGATCATTCCTCAGACTCTCGATTATCAAGCGCCAGTTATACTCATCATAGTTAACTCTAAAGATGGTGGCTACTTGGGGATTCAGTATGACCCACTGGTCAGTGGATGGAAGATCGGGCAACTGCAGTACTTTAGTGTTTAAAGGACACTCCAACCAAAACTGTGGGGTAGTTTGATTAAAGTCCGGTAGATTTTGCCCAACGAACCTCAAAGGAACCCACCAGCAGGATGAGTCCTTTTCAATTCCATGCTCCTGGAAGAATCTGCTCTGATTGAGGGCTACCTCGCCTGTTTTGTAGTTCCGTATAAGGGTTACCAAGGGATAACCACCCTGTAGGGTCCAAGAATCCATGGCCCTACTTAGGTTGAAGTCGGACGTAATAACCTGGTTTTTCAAAGCAGCCCTTTGCAGGGAATTCCAAAGGTCAGCTTGGGCCACATTACCAAAAGAAAAGCGTCCCAAAAAAGATCGAATTCCTTGGAAGAAGGCTTCCTCTCCTACCAGCTTGTGCAGCATGCGGATGGTCAGTGATCCCTTCTCGTACACATACTCCGTAAACTGTCCGAGCACCTCGGCGGGATCCTTGACTTCCTTGGAAATGGCCGGCACAGTTGCATTCGAATCCTTGCTAAAGAAGTTCGCCAAATCCCTTGATATAAAGCCCTCTCCTCTTCTCAATTCGGGCTCCAAGGCATCGAGGGCCAGGTAGCCAAAGTAGGTAGAAGGACCTTCCTTCAACCAGAGATCATTCCACCACTTCATGGTGACCAAATTTCCGAACCACTGATGTGCATATTCGTGGGCCACCGTGATGGCAGTACTATCTTTCTGCTTTTGCGGATAATCGCCTTGATTTTGTGGCAATCTCTCCTCGTTGTAGGTGACCAGACCCCAGTTCTCCATGGCCGTAAATCTGTGAGTGGGCACCGTCAGTTGGTCGACTTTCTCCAGCGGAAAGTTAATTTGGAATAAATTCTCGTAGAAGGAGAGCAGCTTTGGTGCAATTTCCATGGATATCATTTCCTGACCCAACAACTTCGGCTGCATCCAGTTGCGAAAGATCACTCTATTGCTGGTCTCACTCTCCTCGGTGGCGGCATTTTCCAGATCATGGACGGCAAAGGCCACCAAATAGGTCGAGGTCCTTAGAAGAGTGTCGTGATCGCACCATACGTAATTTGTAAGACTATCACTAGAATAGGAATAGAGCATTTCATGAACTTCAATCCTAATCCTTCACAATATAGGGCTACTTACTGATCCTGACACCTGAGAACAGGCATGCCACTCAATCCCATGTATTTCTTATGATAGCCAAGGGTTATGTTGAAGGTTGCCTTCCAGGACGGTTCATCGAAGCAGGGAAATGCCTGCCTGGCAAAAGTGGGTGAGAACTGAGTGACCGCCAGGTGACTGAAGCACCAGAAAAGTTATTCATTTGTCTCATTAAATATGAATTAGACAACTCACTGAACTTCCTTAGTAACTATATCCGTGTAGTTACTTTTGTAGTAGCCACTTTGGGAATCATTTAGGCCGGCTTCGAAGTGCATTTCCAGATGGTAGATCTGATCCTTTTTCAGTTCCCGACCCAAGTGCAGAATGTAGAAGTTGTGCACCTCATTCACTTCGATGCGAATGACTCCAAACTTTTCCTGGCCAGAAACAAGTGATGTTCGGTTCTCATCTATCTTTAAGTACGCCGCATGCAAGGTGATGTTCTTGGTGGTCTCCCGTGCCAGAAGATCTATTTTCGCAGATCCCTCGAATCTTTGATCGGTGCTATTTAGGTGTGTGAGAATTCGCAAGTTGTAGTGCAGAGGCTCCACGGATCTGGGCAAACGATAATCCTCGTAGACAGCTCTGATGGAAGGAACAACGATTAAGAAGATCCCCAAGATCCAGAGACTTCGCTGAGCCCGCCACATGTTGGGATGCTAAGAAGGGAAAGATTGGGTACGGATTGGTATGGATAAGGTATAAGATTATAAAGGTTATGAATAACCCTGATTAGGCAGTGGAAAAACACGGATTATAGTCCTACAATTCCGA
This genomic interval from Drosophila mauritiana strain mau12 chromosome 2R, ASM438214v1, whole genome shotgun sequence contains the following:
- the LOC117137406 gene encoding aminopeptidase N codes for the protein MWRAQRSLWILGIFLIVVPSIRAVYEDYRLPRSVEPLHYNLRILTHLNSTDQRFEGSAKIDLLARETTKNITLHAAYLKIDENRTSLVSGQEKFGVIRIEVNEVHNFYILHLGRELKKDQIYHLEMHFEAGLNDSQSGYYKSNYTDIVTKEVHHLAVTQFSPTFARQAFPCFDEPSWKATFNITLGYHKKYMGLSGMPVLRCQDHDSLTNYVWCDHDTLLRTSTYLVAFAVHDLENAATEESETSNRVIFRNWMQPKLLGQEMISMEIAPKLLSFYENLFQINFPLEKVDQLTVPTHRFTAMENWGLVTYNEERLPQNQGDYPQKQKDSTAITVAHEYAHQWFGNLVTMKWWNDLWLKEGPSTYFGYLALDALEPELRRGEGFISRDLANFFSKDSNATVPAISKEVKDPAEVLGQFTEYVYEKGSLTIRMLHKLVGEEAFFQGIRSFLGRFSFGNVAQADLWNSLQRAALKNQVITSDFNLSRAMDSWTLQGGYPLVTLIRNYKTGEVALNQSRFFQEHGIEKDSSCWWVPLRFVGQNLPDFNQTTPQFWLECPLNTKVLQLPDLPSTDQWVILNPQVATIFRVNYDEYNWRLIIESLRNDPNSGGIHKLNKAQLLDDLMALAAVRLHKYDKAFDLLEYLKKEQDFLPWQRAIGILNRLGALLNVAEANKFKKYMQKLLLPLYNRFPKLSGIREAKPAIKDIPFAHFAYSQACRYHVADCTNQAKILAITHRTGCQLELPSDFQKVAYCSLLDDGGDAEFQEVFGLFQNSTNGSQRRILASALGCVRNFGNFEQFLNYTLKSDEKLLGDCYMLAVKSALNGKHLVSPTGNYIISHAKKLGEKFKKKELTGLLLSLGQSLRSSEEIDRLKAQLEDLKEFEEPLKKAIYQGKMNQKWQKDCSGDFIEAIEKHL